The proteins below are encoded in one region of Arthrobacter sp. CJ23:
- a CDS encoding YbaK/EbsC family protein: MIPAPVLNVKAALTRAGAADTVRIFEDAVPTAAAAASVLGCDVAAITNSLVFELDGGPLLILASGAAKVDTALVAGLLGASKIRRASPTFVLEHTGQEVGGVAPVGHPEKLRTLLDESLKDHEILWAGAGDHNSMFSISYEQLRKITNAEELQVR, from the coding sequence ATGATCCCCGCTCCCGTTCTCAATGTGAAGGCCGCGCTCACCCGGGCCGGCGCCGCGGACACCGTCCGGATCTTCGAGGACGCGGTCCCGACGGCGGCAGCCGCGGCTTCGGTGCTGGGCTGCGACGTCGCAGCAATCACCAACAGCTTGGTGTTCGAACTCGACGGCGGCCCGTTGCTGATTCTTGCCAGCGGCGCAGCGAAAGTGGACACCGCACTCGTGGCCGGGCTCCTGGGCGCAAGCAAGATCCGCCGGGCCTCCCCCACCTTCGTCCTGGAACACACCGGCCAGGAAGTAGGAGGAGTGGCGCCTGTAGGCCACCCGGAGAAGCTCAGGACCCTCCTGGACGAGTCCCTCAAGGACCACGAGATCCTCTGGGCAGGCGCCGGAGACCACAATTCAATGTTCAGCATCAGCTACGAGCAGCTCAGAAAAATCACCAACGCCGAAGAACTCCAGGTCCGCTAG
- a CDS encoding SURF1 family protein codes for MYRFLFSSKWLGYFVLALIFATACVFLGRWQMDRRAETLAEINRVVSNYSAAPVPFADVKEQFAGLDPEREWTQVELRGHYDVAGQRVVRNRPLNGQPGYDVVVPFRLATGEAVVIDRGWLPIGNNTPGHPDVVPAPPAGEVTVVARLKPSEPKLDRGAVDGQLASIDLPGFAAELDYPLQTGAYGQIASETPAVEPMPAAFPKPATEEGTHLSYSLQWFAFGVLMFIGFGYAARQQARNAAIDAEDDDGEDIPAAGAPPRRRTPPARKGKRPTSEEEEDAILDAQGY; via the coding sequence ATGTACCGTTTTCTGTTCTCCAGCAAATGGCTGGGCTACTTTGTGCTGGCGCTCATCTTCGCCACGGCCTGCGTTTTCCTGGGCCGCTGGCAGATGGACCGCCGGGCCGAGACGCTCGCCGAAATCAACCGCGTGGTCAGCAACTACTCCGCCGCTCCCGTTCCTTTTGCTGACGTCAAGGAGCAGTTCGCCGGCCTGGATCCAGAACGTGAATGGACCCAGGTGGAGCTGCGCGGGCACTATGACGTCGCCGGACAGCGGGTCGTACGGAACCGGCCGCTCAACGGGCAGCCGGGCTACGACGTCGTGGTTCCCTTCCGCCTGGCCACCGGCGAGGCCGTGGTGATCGACCGCGGCTGGCTGCCCATCGGCAACAACACGCCGGGACACCCCGACGTCGTGCCGGCACCTCCCGCGGGCGAGGTCACCGTGGTGGCCCGCCTCAAGCCGTCCGAACCCAAGCTGGACCGCGGCGCCGTCGACGGCCAGCTGGCCTCGATCGACCTGCCCGGCTTCGCCGCCGAACTGGACTATCCGCTGCAGACCGGCGCCTACGGCCAGATCGCCAGCGAGACGCCTGCCGTGGAGCCCATGCCGGCGGCGTTCCCCAAACCTGCCACGGAGGAGGGCACGCACCTGTCCTATTCGCTGCAGTGGTTCGCGTTCGGCGTCCTGATGTTCATCGGCTTCGGCTACGCGGCGCGCCAGCAGGCCCGGAATGCGGCCATCGACGCCGAGGACGATGACGGCGAGGATATCCCCGCGGCGGGCGCGCCACCGCGCCGCCGGACGCCGCCGGCACGGAAGGGCAAGCGGCCCACGTCCGAGGAAGAGGAAGACGCAATTCTGGATGCCCAAGGATACTGA
- a CDS encoding DUF3099 domain-containing protein, with protein MTRENSPLQQVPGDPDAVSSDPEVHSITDAAAAHSDDMRDRMIKYAVAMGIRMVCIVLIFVVDGWFKIIAVAGAVFLPWIAVVIANGSDKAEVHSDALLDYVPAVEIEGSTAATPAPETPPVTVLEGELVDDDDPDGGAGTDGTGTNQATNRSGRQQSGTHRDTDSGEERAAS; from the coding sequence GTGACACGAGAGAACAGTCCCCTGCAGCAAGTGCCCGGGGATCCGGACGCGGTTTCAAGCGACCCCGAAGTCCACAGCATCACCGACGCCGCGGCTGCCCACTCGGACGACATGCGGGACCGCATGATCAAGTACGCCGTGGCCATGGGCATCCGCATGGTGTGCATCGTCCTGATCTTCGTGGTGGACGGCTGGTTCAAGATCATCGCCGTGGCGGGCGCCGTGTTCCTGCCGTGGATCGCCGTGGTCATCGCCAACGGCAGCGACAAGGCAGAAGTCCACAGCGATGCCCTGCTGGACTACGTTCCGGCGGTCGAGATCGAAGGTTCCACGGCGGCGACACCGGCCCCTGAGACCCCGCCGGTGACCGTGTTGGAGGGCGAACTGGTCGACGACGACGATCCCGACGGCGGCGCGGGCACGGACGGAACGGGCACAAACCAGGCCACAAACCGGTCCGGCAGACAGCAATCCGGCACACACCGGGACACAGACAGCGGCGAGGAACGGGCAGCTTCATGA
- the fabG gene encoding 3-oxoacyl-ACP reductase FabG, whose product MSEAVSTGRSVLITGGNRGIGLAIAESFLANGDKVAVTYRSESELPAGILGVQADVTDEASLDAAFKIVEEAHGPVEVLVANAGITKDTLLLRMSEDDFASVIDTNLTGAFRVIKRASKGMIRLRKGRVVLISSVSGLYGAPGQINYSASKAGMVGIARSLTRELGSRGITANVVAPGFINTDMTAALPEDTQKAYLASVPAARFAEASEVANVVRWIASDEAAYISGAVIPVDGGLGMGH is encoded by the coding sequence ATGTCTGAAGCAGTATCCACCGGCCGCAGCGTCCTCATCACCGGCGGCAACCGCGGAATCGGCCTCGCTATCGCGGAGTCCTTCCTCGCCAACGGCGACAAGGTGGCCGTGACGTACCGCAGCGAATCCGAGCTCCCGGCAGGCATCCTGGGAGTCCAGGCCGACGTCACGGACGAGGCCTCGCTGGACGCAGCCTTCAAGATCGTCGAAGAAGCACACGGCCCCGTGGAGGTCCTCGTGGCCAACGCGGGCATCACCAAGGACACCCTCCTGCTGCGCATGAGCGAGGACGATTTCGCCTCGGTCATCGACACCAACCTCACAGGTGCCTTCCGCGTCATCAAGCGCGCCTCCAAGGGCATGATCCGCCTGCGCAAGGGCCGCGTGGTCCTGATTTCCTCGGTCTCCGGCCTCTACGGCGCTCCGGGCCAGATCAACTACTCGGCGTCCAAGGCGGGCATGGTGGGCATCGCCCGCTCCCTGACCCGTGAACTGGGCAGCCGCGGCATCACGGCGAACGTGGTGGCACCGGGCTTTATCAACACGGACATGACAGCGGCCCTTCCGGAGGACACGCAGAAGGCCTACTTGGCCAGCGTCCCGGCGGCCCGCTTCGCCGAAGCCTCCGAGGTCGCGAACGTGGTCCGCTGGATCGCCAGCGACGAGGCCGCCTACATCTCCGGCGCGGTCATCCCGGTGGACGGCGGCCTGGGAATGGGCCACTAG
- a CDS encoding SDR family oxidoreductase, with amino-acid sequence MGLLDNKTAIVTGSSRGIGAEVARILAGEGAAVVVNYRQKAPRANKVVADIQAAGGRAAAVGADLTTAEGVHALASTAMEEFGSLDVLVLNASGGMESGMEADYALKLNRDAQINMLNAAVPLMPEGSRVVFVTSHQAHFVDTVPTMPEYEPVARSKRAGEVALRELLPNLADKGISLVVVSGDMIEGTVTATLLDRSNPGAIEARRTEAGKLYSVEEFAAEVAKMVTADVESGHTEYVGGADYFGKTAE; translated from the coding sequence ATGGGACTGCTGGACAACAAGACCGCGATCGTCACCGGTTCTTCACGCGGAATCGGCGCAGAGGTAGCCAGGATCCTGGCAGGCGAGGGCGCTGCCGTCGTCGTCAACTACCGCCAGAAGGCGCCTCGCGCCAACAAGGTCGTGGCGGACATCCAGGCTGCCGGCGGCCGCGCCGCAGCAGTGGGCGCTGACCTCACCACCGCGGAGGGCGTGCACGCCCTGGCCAGCACCGCCATGGAGGAATTCGGTTCCCTCGACGTGCTGGTGCTCAACGCATCCGGCGGCATGGAGTCGGGCATGGAGGCGGACTACGCCCTCAAGCTGAACCGCGACGCCCAGATCAACATGCTCAACGCCGCCGTGCCGCTCATGCCGGAAGGTTCCCGCGTGGTCTTCGTCACCAGCCACCAGGCGCACTTCGTGGACACCGTGCCCACCATGCCCGAATACGAACCGGTTGCCCGCAGCAAGCGCGCCGGCGAAGTGGCTCTGCGTGAGCTGCTCCCCAATCTGGCCGACAAGGGCATCTCCCTGGTGGTGGTGTCCGGCGACATGATCGAAGGCACCGTCACGGCTACGCTCCTGGACCGCTCCAACCCGGGCGCCATCGAGGCCCGCCGCACCGAGGCCGGCAAGCTCTACTCGGTGGAGGAGTTCGCCGCGGAGGTCGCCAAGATGGTGACTGCCGACGTCGAGTCCGGCCACACCGAGTACGTCGGCGGCGCCGACTACTTCGGCAAGACCGCCGAGTAA
- the serB gene encoding phosphoserine phosphatase SerB, which yields MTSNLAAVSYGVNLSPVELEHLRKVLSDVGASFTSEARSGDERFGVYTIGLAVDGGTAADLAEIRRRVADAAGEGVDTAIVPAGLRGAPRKLLIMDVDSTLIQQEVIELLAAHAGKREEVAAVTEAAMRGELDFAQSLHARVAVLAGLPAAVVDSVREEVRLSLGAAELVAAFKAAGHVVAVVSGGFNQILGPIAGQLGLDYWIANELEIVDGVLTGKVLGAVIDRAAKEKYLREWAAAEGISLEHSIAVGDGANDLDMLGAAGIGIAFNAKPAVRAVADAAINMPYLDAVRHIAGV from the coding sequence ATGACTTCGAACTTGGCTGCGGTCAGCTATGGCGTGAATTTGTCCCCGGTGGAGCTGGAACACCTGCGCAAGGTGCTCTCCGACGTGGGGGCCTCCTTCACGTCCGAGGCCCGCTCGGGCGATGAGCGGTTCGGGGTCTACACGATCGGCCTGGCCGTCGACGGCGGCACCGCTGCGGACCTCGCGGAGATCCGCCGTCGCGTAGCCGACGCCGCAGGCGAGGGCGTGGACACCGCGATCGTTCCTGCCGGTCTGCGCGGGGCGCCGCGCAAGCTCCTCATCATGGATGTCGACTCCACCCTCATCCAGCAGGAAGTCATCGAACTGCTCGCCGCCCACGCCGGCAAACGCGAGGAAGTCGCGGCCGTCACCGAAGCCGCCATGCGCGGCGAACTGGACTTCGCCCAAAGCCTGCACGCCCGCGTGGCCGTGCTGGCCGGGCTGCCCGCCGCCGTCGTCGACTCCGTGCGCGAGGAAGTCCGCCTCAGCCTGGGCGCCGCCGAACTGGTGGCCGCGTTCAAGGCCGCAGGCCACGTGGTGGCTGTCGTATCGGGCGGCTTCAACCAGATCCTCGGCCCGATCGCCGGTCAGCTCGGCCTGGACTACTGGATCGCCAACGAACTGGAAATCGTCGACGGCGTCCTGACCGGCAAGGTCCTGGGCGCCGTGATCGACCGGGCCGCGAAGGAAAAGTACCTCCGCGAATGGGCTGCCGCCGAGGGCATCAGCCTGGAGCACAGCATCGCCGTGGGCGACGGCGCCAACGACCTCGACATGCTGGGAGCGGCAGGGATCGGGATCGCCTTCAACGCCAAGCCCGCCGTCCGCGCCGTGGCGGATGCCGCCATCAACATGCCGTACCTGGACGCCGTCCGGCACATCGCCGGAGTCTGA
- a CDS encoding ABC transporter ATP-binding protein, translating into MSDVLELASVSVVRGTKTLLDKVDWQVNEGERWVILGPNGAGKTTLLQIAAARLHPSSGTAGILDETLGRVDVFELRPRIGLSSAALATQIPEHENVLNVVVTAAYGVTGRWREGYERDDERRAFGLLNEWGMGPLLNRSFASLSEGERKRVQIARALMTDPELLLLDEPAAGLDLGGREELVHRLSELAHDEDAPAMVLVTHHLEEVPPGFTHAMLLRDGGVVAAGPIGDVLTADHLSTTFGLPLDVTESSGRYTATARR; encoded by the coding sequence ATGAGTGATGTTCTTGAATTGGCTTCCGTCAGCGTTGTCCGAGGTACCAAGACTCTGCTGGACAAGGTCGACTGGCAGGTCAATGAAGGCGAACGCTGGGTCATCCTCGGCCCCAATGGAGCCGGCAAGACCACTCTCCTCCAGATTGCGGCGGCCCGCCTGCACCCGAGTTCCGGCACCGCCGGCATCCTCGACGAGACGCTGGGCCGCGTTGACGTCTTTGAACTGCGCCCCCGCATCGGTCTGTCCTCTGCCGCACTGGCGACCCAGATCCCGGAACACGAAAATGTGCTCAACGTGGTGGTGACCGCGGCGTACGGCGTCACCGGCCGCTGGCGCGAAGGCTACGAGCGCGACGACGAACGCCGCGCCTTCGGCCTGCTCAACGAGTGGGGCATGGGCCCGCTCCTGAACCGCTCCTTCGCTTCCCTGTCCGAAGGCGAACGCAAGCGCGTCCAGATCGCCCGCGCCCTCATGACGGACCCCGAACTCCTCCTGCTAGACGAGCCGGCAGCCGGTCTGGACCTGGGCGGCCGCGAGGAACTCGTGCACCGGCTCAGCGAATTGGCCCACGACGAGGACGCACCCGCCATGGTCCTGGTCACCCACCACCTCGAGGAAGTCCCGCCGGGCTTCACCCACGCGATGCTGCTGCGCGACGGCGGCGTGGTGGCCGCAGGCCCCATAGGCGACGTCCTGACCGCCGACCACCTCAGCACCACCTTCGGGCTGCCCCTGGACGTGACGGAGAGCTCCGGCCGATACACGGCCACCGCCCGCCGCTAG
- a CDS encoding sulfite exporter TauE/SafE family protein → MEILNGVIIFFAGLWAGTINSVVGSGTLVTFPVLIALGYAPVTASISNAMGLVAGNASGAWGYRHELKGRGRQLLRLLPASILGGITGAWLLLHLPEKVFHYAAPILIVLALLMVVFQPKLQQWVRDRAENPEHALHDKGHGAILVLLVFLAGIYGGYFVAAQGILLVGILGVFMTGTIQNANAMKNILVLAVNIVAACSYLLFAFGRIEWPVVGLIAVSSLIGGVVGSKVGRRLKPVVLRTVIFALGLVALGFMIANLLK, encoded by the coding sequence GTGGAGATCCTCAACGGCGTCATCATCTTCTTTGCCGGCCTCTGGGCTGGAACCATCAACAGCGTGGTCGGTTCCGGCACCCTGGTGACCTTCCCCGTGCTGATCGCCCTGGGCTATGCGCCCGTGACGGCCTCGATCAGCAACGCCATGGGGCTGGTGGCCGGGAACGCCTCCGGGGCCTGGGGCTACCGCCATGAACTCAAGGGCCGCGGCCGCCAGTTGCTGCGGCTGCTGCCTGCCTCGATTCTGGGCGGCATCACCGGGGCCTGGCTCCTCCTGCACCTGCCGGAGAAGGTGTTCCACTATGCCGCGCCCATCCTGATCGTGCTCGCACTGCTCATGGTGGTTTTCCAGCCGAAGCTGCAGCAATGGGTCCGCGACCGCGCCGAAAACCCGGAGCACGCCCTCCACGACAAAGGCCACGGCGCCATCCTGGTGCTCCTCGTCTTCCTGGCCGGCATCTATGGGGGCTACTTCGTGGCTGCCCAGGGCATCCTGCTGGTCGGCATCCTGGGCGTCTTCATGACCGGGACCATCCAGAACGCCAACGCCATGAAGAACATCCTCGTGCTGGCCGTCAACATTGTGGCTGCATGTTCCTATCTGCTGTTCGCCTTCGGCCGGATCGAATGGCCCGTGGTGGGCCTCATTGCCGTCAGTTCGCTCATCGGCGGCGTGGTCGGTTCCAAAGTGGGCCGGCGCCTCAAGCCCGTGGTGCTCAGAACGGTGATCTTCGCCCTGGGCCTGGTGGCCCTCGGCTTCATGATCGCCAATCTGCTGAAATAA
- a CDS encoding RNA methyltransferase: MTFHYLETADDPRVADYTRLTDVHLRKLREPEEGMYIAESSRVLRRALAAGHQPRSFFLAEKWLEDLDDVFQDFPDVPVYIGKAQLLEEITGFHLHRGAMAAMHRPAPVPLAELLAGAQRVAVLEDIVDHTNVGAIFRSAAALGVDAVLVSPRCGDPLYRRSVRVSMGTVFQVPWARLDSWPGALEELRAQGFTVAAMELTDDAVDLDELAARRIPRLALVLGTEGAGMSAETLAAVDLAVKIPMRAGVDSLNVAAASAVAFWELRPQD, translated from the coding sequence GTGACCTTCCACTACCTCGAAACCGCCGATGACCCGCGTGTGGCCGACTACACGCGGCTGACCGACGTGCACCTGCGCAAGCTCCGTGAGCCGGAGGAAGGCATGTACATCGCCGAATCCTCCCGGGTGCTCCGCCGGGCCCTGGCTGCCGGACACCAGCCCCGCTCCTTCTTCCTGGCCGAGAAATGGCTGGAGGACCTCGACGACGTCTTCCAGGACTTCCCGGACGTGCCCGTCTACATCGGCAAGGCCCAGCTCCTGGAAGAGATCACCGGATTCCACCTGCACCGCGGCGCCATGGCGGCGATGCACCGCCCGGCCCCCGTGCCGCTGGCGGAACTCCTGGCCGGCGCACAGCGCGTCGCCGTGCTCGAGGACATCGTGGACCACACCAACGTGGGCGCCATCTTCCGCTCCGCAGCGGCCCTCGGCGTGGACGCCGTGCTGGTCTCGCCGCGGTGCGGGGACCCCCTCTACCGGCGCAGTGTGCGCGTCAGCATGGGCACGGTCTTCCAGGTCCCGTGGGCGCGGCTGGACAGCTGGCCCGGCGCGCTGGAAGAACTCAGGGCGCAGGGCTTCACCGTGGCCGCCATGGAACTCACGGACGACGCCGTGGACCTCGACGAGCTCGCCGCCCGGAGGATCCCGCGGCTTGCCCTGGTGCTCGGCACCGAAGGCGCCGGCATGAGCGCCGAGACGCTCGCCGCCGTCGACCTTGCCGTGAAGATCCCCATGCGCGCCGGCGTCGACTCCCTCAACGTGGCAGCCGCCTCGGCGGTGGCGTTCTGGGAACTGCGGCCGCAGGACTGA
- a CDS encoding type B 50S ribosomal protein L31 gives MKSDIHPKYEAVVFNDLASGVKFLTKSTVSSSKTIEWEDGNTYPVIDVEISSESHPFYTGKQRIMDSAGRVERFNARFAGFGKK, from the coding sequence ATGAAGTCTGATATCCACCCGAAGTACGAAGCTGTTGTTTTCAACGACCTGGCTTCCGGCGTTAAGTTCCTGACCAAGTCCACCGTGTCTTCCTCGAAGACCATCGAGTGGGAAGACGGCAACACCTACCCGGTTATCGACGTCGAAATCTCTTCGGAGTCCCACCCGTTCTACACGGGCAAGCAGCGCATCATGGACTCCGCAGGCCGTGTCGAGCGCTTCAACGCTCGCTTCGCGGGCTTCGGCAAGAAGTAA
- a CDS encoding biotin/lipoate A/B protein ligase family protein: MERMTSDSSAAPDHGTRLHGEYKVPGGKLVVVDLDVVDGHLAGVSLSGDFFLEPDEALLDINRALTGLPESAPAADISAAVTAALPADTVLFGFSADAVAVTVRRALSRASGWADHQWEIIPPSVLPTHVNVALDEVLTEEVGAGRRNPTLRFWDWEEPSVVIGSFQSVRNEVDPGGVARHGITVVRRISGGGAMFMEAGNCITYSLYLPQTLVDGISFADSYAFLDAWVMAALEKLGISAFYVPLNDIATEQGKIGGAAQKRLANGGMLHHVTMSYDIDADKMVEVLRIGKEKLSDKGTRSAKKRVDPLRRQTGLSRMEIIAAMQDVFTERYGAVESSVSEAELAIAKERVAAKFGTTEWLNRVP, encoded by the coding sequence ATGGAGCGCATGACCTCCGATTCCAGCGCAGCGCCCGACCACGGCACCCGCCTCCACGGCGAATACAAGGTCCCCGGCGGGAAACTGGTGGTGGTGGACCTCGACGTCGTTGACGGCCACCTGGCCGGGGTCTCGCTCAGCGGCGACTTCTTCCTCGAACCGGACGAGGCCCTGCTGGACATCAACCGCGCGCTCACCGGACTTCCCGAGTCCGCCCCCGCGGCCGACATCTCCGCCGCCGTCACCGCAGCCCTTCCCGCCGACACCGTGCTGTTCGGTTTCTCCGCCGATGCCGTCGCCGTCACCGTCCGCCGGGCCCTGTCCCGGGCGAGCGGCTGGGCGGACCACCAGTGGGAAATCATCCCGCCCTCGGTCCTGCCCACGCACGTCAACGTGGCCCTGGACGAGGTCCTCACCGAGGAAGTCGGTGCCGGGCGGCGCAACCCCACCCTGCGCTTCTGGGACTGGGAGGAACCATCCGTGGTGATCGGCAGCTTCCAGTCCGTCCGCAACGAGGTGGACCCCGGCGGCGTGGCCCGGCACGGCATCACCGTGGTCCGCCGGATCAGCGGGGGCGGCGCCATGTTCATGGAGGCCGGCAACTGCATCACGTACTCGTTGTACCTGCCGCAGACGCTGGTGGACGGCATCAGCTTTGCCGACTCCTACGCCTTCCTGGATGCATGGGTCATGGCCGCACTGGAAAAGCTGGGCATCAGCGCGTTCTATGTTCCACTCAATGACATCGCCACGGAACAGGGCAAGATCGGCGGCGCAGCGCAGAAGCGCCTCGCCAACGGCGGCATGCTCCACCACGTGACCATGAGCTACGACATCGACGCCGACAAGATGGTGGAGGTCCTGCGCATCGGCAAGGAAAAGCTTTCGGACAAGGGCACGCGCAGCGCCAAGAAGCGCGTGGACCCGCTCCGCCGGCAGACGGGCCTGTCCCGCATGGAGATCATTGCCGCCATGCAGGACGTCTTCACCGAACGCTACGGCGCCGTTGAATCCAGCGTGTCCGAGGCCGAACTGGCCATCGCCAAGGAACGCGTCGCCGCCAAGTTCGGGACCACGGAATGGCTGAACAGGGTTCCCTGA
- the pepN gene encoding aminopeptidase N, whose translation MSNHNLSRDEAATRSALISTHRYDVSLDVRQAADPAVAGYTSTSTIAFAAAPGSSTFLDFICGGVHRVVLNGTELDSARVVDRDRILLADLQAENEVTVTGTALYSRSGEGMHRFVDPADGQCYLYTQYEPADARRVFANFEQPDLKAEFTFHVTAPTGWHVASNGAEAARTVLAEDPAASRWDFATTKRMSTYITTVLAGPYFKAESHWSKALEDGSTLDVPLALYCRASMQDSFDADELFRLTRNGLDFFNELFDYPYPWGKYDQAFVPEYNLGAMENPGLVTFTEKYVFASRATDAQYQARANTLMHEMAHMWFGDLVTMRWWDDLWLKESFADYMGTLGVDEATDWDSAWVNFANKRKAWAYLQDQLPTTHPIVADIPDLEAAKQNFDGITYAKGASVLKQLVAYVGFEPFIEGSRQYFRDHEFGNTSLQDLLSALSAASGRDLGEWAGQWLQTSGISTVTANVTDDDGTMGAVILEQDSVDPLTGRQEHRPHRLRIGLYDFNAARELLRTGSIDADVSGASTLVAGLAGLPRPALLLVNDEDLSYAKVRLDATSEATVRASLDRIADPMARALCWTALWDSARDGVTPAELYVSAVEQFAPAESGIGVLLNVLGNAATAVERYVPAAARGTVRNGFLGVAARQLRTADAGTDQQLAWARTVADVSRHDAAELGLVRGILDGSTVIPGLTVDAELRWSLWQALAANGAATQDEIDAELAADNTAAGREGHATASAARPDAAVKAAAWDAAVNGTSLSNEILSATIAGFATGPAPLLEPYAEPYFGLLERIWAERSIEIAGRIVRGLFPAGQDLAEGMAPLDHPVLQRCDEWLAARTEAPRALRRIIIEQRSHLLRALTAQAAGVPVR comes from the coding sequence GTGTCGAATCACAATCTCTCGCGCGATGAAGCCGCCACCCGTTCAGCCCTGATCAGCACACACCGCTACGACGTCTCCCTGGACGTGCGGCAGGCGGCAGATCCCGCCGTCGCCGGCTACACCAGCACCAGCACCATCGCCTTCGCCGCGGCGCCCGGATCGTCCACTTTCCTGGACTTCATCTGCGGCGGGGTGCACCGCGTGGTCCTCAACGGCACCGAACTGGACAGCGCCCGGGTGGTGGACCGCGACCGGATCCTCCTGGCGGATCTGCAGGCCGAGAACGAGGTGACCGTCACGGGCACCGCACTCTACAGCCGCTCCGGCGAGGGCATGCACCGTTTCGTGGACCCGGCCGACGGCCAGTGCTACCTCTACACGCAGTACGAACCCGCCGATGCCCGGCGCGTCTTCGCCAACTTCGAACAGCCGGACCTCAAGGCCGAGTTCACTTTCCACGTCACCGCCCCCACCGGCTGGCACGTGGCGTCCAACGGCGCCGAGGCAGCACGCACGGTCCTGGCAGAGGACCCGGCGGCGAGCCGCTGGGATTTTGCCACCACCAAGCGGATGTCCACCTACATCACCACGGTGCTGGCCGGCCCCTACTTCAAGGCCGAGTCCCACTGGAGCAAAGCGCTCGAGGACGGCAGCACCCTGGACGTGCCGCTGGCCCTTTACTGCCGGGCCTCGATGCAGGACTCTTTCGACGCCGATGAGCTCTTCCGGCTGACCAGGAACGGCCTGGACTTCTTCAACGAGCTCTTTGACTACCCGTACCCCTGGGGCAAATACGACCAGGCCTTCGTGCCCGAGTACAACCTCGGCGCCATGGAAAACCCCGGCCTGGTCACTTTCACCGAAAAGTACGTCTTCGCCTCCCGCGCCACGGATGCGCAGTACCAGGCCCGTGCCAACACGCTGATGCACGAGATGGCGCACATGTGGTTCGGCGACCTCGTCACCATGCGCTGGTGGGATGATCTGTGGCTCAAGGAGTCCTTCGCCGATTACATGGGAACCCTGGGCGTGGACGAGGCCACCGACTGGGACAGCGCCTGGGTGAACTTCGCCAACAAGCGCAAGGCCTGGGCGTACCTCCAGGACCAGCTGCCCACCACCCACCCGATCGTGGCGGACATTCCGGACCTCGAGGCCGCCAAGCAGAACTTTGACGGCATCACCTACGCCAAGGGCGCCTCGGTGCTCAAGCAGCTCGTGGCCTACGTGGGCTTCGAACCGTTCATCGAAGGGTCCCGGCAGTACTTCCGCGACCACGAGTTCGGCAACACCTCGCTGCAGGACCTCCTGTCCGCCCTCAGCGCCGCCTCGGGCCGGGACCTGGGCGAATGGGCCGGGCAATGGCTGCAGACCTCCGGGATCTCCACCGTCACGGCGAACGTCACCGACGACGACGGCACAATGGGCGCCGTGATCCTCGAACAGGACTCCGTGGACCCCCTCACGGGCAGGCAGGAGCATCGGCCGCACCGGCTGCGGATCGGGCTGTACGACTTCAACGCCGCACGAGAGCTCCTCCGGACCGGGAGCATCGATGCCGACGTTTCCGGCGCGTCCACGCTGGTGGCCGGCCTGGCGGGGCTCCCCCGGCCGGCCCTCCTGCTCGTCAACGACGAGGACCTCAGCTACGCCAAGGTCCGGCTCGACGCCACGTCCGAGGCCACCGTGCGCGCTTCCCTGGACCGCATCGCCGACCCGATGGCACGCGCCCTGTGCTGGACGGCCCTCTGGGACTCGGCGCGCGACGGCGTCACCCCCGCGGAACTGTACGTATCCGCCGTCGAGCAGTTCGCCCCGGCAGAGAGCGGGATCGGCGTACTGCTGAACGTGCTCGGAAACGCCGCCACCGCCGTCGAGCGCTATGTTCCTGCTGCCGCCCGCGGCACGGTCCGCAACGGCTTCCTTGGCGTCGCGGCACGGCAGCTGCGGACGGCAGACGCCGGAACAGACCAGCAGCTCGCCTGGGCGCGGACCGTTGCGGACGTTTCCCGGCACGACGCCGCCGAACTGGGACTCGTACGCGGAATCCTGGACGGCAGCACAGTCATCCCCGGCCTGACCGTGGACGCCGAACTGCGCTGGAGCCTCTGGCAGGCCCTCGCCGCCAACGGCGCCGCCACACAGGACGAGATCGACGCCGAGCTGGCCGCCGACAACACGGCCGCGGGCCGCGAAGGGCATGCCACGGCTTCGGCCGCCCGCCCGGACGCCGCCGTCAAGGCCGCGGCGTGGGACGCCGCGGTCAACGGCACCTCGCTGTCCAACGAGATCCTCAGCGCCACCATTGCGGGCTTCGCCACCGGCCCGGCCCCCTTGCTGGAGCCCTACGCGGAGCCGTACTTCGGATTGCTGGAGCGGATCTGGGCGGAGCGCAGCATCGAGATTGCCGGCAGGATCGTGCGGGGACTGTTCCCGGCGGGCCAGGACCTGGCCGAGGGCATGGCGCCGCTGGATCACCCCGTGCTGCAGCGCTGCGACGAGTGGCTGGCGGCCCGGACCGAGGCGCCGCGGGCCTTGCGGCGCATCATCATCGAACAGCGCAGCCACCTGCTGCGTGCCCTCACGGCGCAGGCGGCAGGGGTACCCGTCCGCTGA